Proteins from a genomic interval of Tumebacillus sp. BK434:
- the spoIIIAB gene encoding stage III sporulation protein SpoIIIAB yields MIKLLGSIIILLVATLFGFRMASRYAERSKQLRLFITALKLLETEILYAATPLSDAAAKIGERVPGPVGTFFAELGHKLREGQGVTAGEIWRDTLERHKATLRLKAGDRGVLHSFGQTLGISDRQDQIKHIQLAIAHLGTEEQGAREEQSKNEKMWRYLGALMGLTLVILLY; encoded by the coding sequence ATGATCAAGCTGCTGGGAAGCATCATCATCCTGCTCGTCGCCACCCTGTTCGGCTTTCGGATGGCCAGTCGCTATGCGGAGCGCTCCAAACAGCTGCGACTGTTCATCACCGCATTGAAGCTGCTGGAGACGGAGATCTTGTACGCGGCGACGCCGCTGTCTGATGCGGCCGCCAAAATCGGAGAGCGGGTCCCCGGTCCGGTCGGGACATTTTTCGCCGAGCTTGGACATAAGCTTCGTGAAGGACAGGGTGTTACCGCCGGGGAGATCTGGCGCGACACGCTGGAGCGGCACAAGGCGACTCTGCGCTTAAAAGCGGGCGATCGCGGCGTGCTGCACAGCTTCGGCCAGACGCTCGGCATCTCCGACCGCCAGGACCAGATCAAACACATACAGCTCGCCATCGCGCACCTTGGCACCGAAGAGCAGGGCGCGCGCGAAGAGCAGTCCAAAAATGAAAAGATGTGGCGGTATCTGGGGGCGCTGATGGGGCTGACACTCGTGATTCTCTTGTATTGA
- the spoIIIAC gene encoding stage III sporulation protein AC: MNSDVNTIFFIAGIGILTAVIHTVLKQSGKEEFAHWATLTGFIVIMLTVITYISDLFDKVRNVFLMN, encoded by the coding sequence ATGAACTCAGACGTGAACACCATCTTCTTTATCGCCGGGATCGGAATCTTGACTGCAGTCATCCACACCGTGCTCAAGCAGTCCGGCAAAGAGGAGTTCGCCCATTGGGCGACGCTGACCGGTTTTATCGTCATCATGCTCACCGTGATCACGTACATCAGCGATCTGTTCGATAAGGTGCGCAACGTGTTTTTGATGAATTAA
- the spoIIIAD gene encoding stage III sporulation protein AD yields MEIIQIVGLGLAATILIVVLRGQSPQTAFLISLVTGVFIFIFLLDKISLVIHLLERLSVAAGVEMIFLQTILKIIGIAYIAEFGAQIAKDSGEGAIASKIELAGKILILVLALPIIQRIIELVMGLLPS; encoded by the coding sequence ATGGAAATCATCCAAATCGTTGGGCTTGGACTGGCCGCCACCATTTTGATCGTCGTGCTCAGAGGGCAATCGCCTCAAACCGCTTTTCTGATCTCGCTTGTCACCGGGGTATTCATCTTCATCTTCTTGCTCGACAAAATCAGCCTGGTCATCCACCTGCTGGAGCGCTTGTCCGTTGCGGCCGGCGTGGAGATGATCTTTTTGCAGACGATCTTAAAAATAATCGGAATCGCCTACATCGCCGAATTTGGCGCACAGATCGCCAAAGACTCCGGCGAAGGCGCGATCGCATCGAAGATCGAGCTGGCAGGGAAAATCCTGATTCTCGTGCTCGCATTGCCGATCATCCAGCGCATCATCGAGCTGGTGATGGGGCTCTTGCCCAGTTGA
- the spoIIIAE gene encoding stage III sporulation protein AE yields MPKRFYHLMFLLALLIAASFGSLTAHAEGTSPPGTGIPQVQTGGGTPGAPGSQITDPLVEQQIKELDLHEFDQFLEELTAEYREYLPPEIKGHLLELILQGELGVVFKGVLMGLLKFLFHELFLNSRLLGTILVLAVFAALLESMQSAFEANNVSKIAHAICFLVLMILAVQSFAAATTYAKEAIQTMVDFMIASIPMYLALLAATGGLASAAMIHPLIVFLINVIGDLIMYVVFPLIFFSAILTLVSQISSRYQVTQLANLLRGTAVWVLGVFFTIFLGVVSVQGAAGAVADGVSIKAAKYVSSNFVPVVGKLFSDAADTVVGASLILKNALGVTGAGIVLLICAFPALKVLSLALIYNVSAALMQPLGDSPIIRCLSTIGKSLILVFGALATVGFMFFLAITVIIAASNLSVMVR; encoded by the coding sequence ATGCCCAAACGGTTTTACCATCTGATGTTTCTGCTGGCGCTGCTGATCGCGGCAAGTTTCGGCTCCCTCACCGCGCATGCGGAGGGCACCTCGCCGCCTGGCACCGGCATCCCGCAGGTGCAGACGGGCGGAGGAACCCCCGGCGCGCCGGGCAGCCAGATCACCGATCCGCTGGTCGAACAGCAGATCAAAGAGCTCGATCTGCACGAATTTGACCAATTTTTAGAGGAGTTGACCGCCGAGTACCGCGAGTATCTGCCGCCGGAGATCAAAGGACATTTGCTGGAGCTGATCCTGCAAGGGGAGCTTGGCGTCGTGTTCAAAGGCGTGCTGATGGGACTGCTCAAGTTCCTGTTCCACGAGCTGTTCCTCAACTCCAGGCTGCTCGGGACGATCCTGGTGCTCGCCGTGTTCGCCGCCCTGCTCGAATCGATGCAGTCGGCGTTTGAAGCGAACAACGTCTCCAAGATCGCCCATGCGATCTGTTTCCTGGTCCTGATGATCCTCGCAGTGCAATCTTTCGCCGCTGCCACGACGTATGCGAAAGAAGCGATTCAAACGATGGTCGATTTTATGATCGCCTCGATCCCGATGTACCTCGCCTTGCTCGCCGCCACAGGCGGCCTGGCGTCGGCGGCGATGATCCACCCGCTGATCGTGTTCTTGATCAACGTGATCGGCGACCTGATCATGTACGTGGTCTTCCCGCTGATCTTCTTCTCCGCCATCCTCACCCTGGTCAGTCAGATCTCCAGCCGCTATCAGGTGACGCAGCTTGCCAACCTGCTGCGCGGCACCGCCGTCTGGGTGCTCGGCGTGTTCTTCACGATCTTCCTTGGCGTCGTGTCGGTGCAAGGCGCGGCCGGCGCTGTGGCGGACGGCGTGTCGATCAAGGCGGCGAAATACGTCTCCTCGAATTTTGTGCCGGTGGTCGGCAAGCTGTTCTCCGACGCGGCCGACACGGTGGTTGGCGCCTCGCTGATCCTGAAAAACGCCCTCGGCGTCACCGGTGCCGGGATCGTGCTGTTGATCTGTGCGTTCCCGGCGCTGAAAGTACTCTCGCTCGCCTTGATCTACAACGTCTCAGCAGCGCTGATGCAACCGCTGGGCGACTCGCCGATCATCCGCTGCCTCTCGACGATCGGCAAGAGTCTGATTCTCGTCTTCGGCGCGCTCGCCACGGTCGGCTTCATGTTCTTCCTCGCCATCACCGTGATCATCGCCGCGAGCAATCTGTCGGTGATGGTGAGGTGA
- the spoIIIAF gene encoding stage III sporulation protein AF produces the protein MMEFLSEWMRGLILVIFLAVVLDMILPNNAMQRYVKLVMGLLIILLMLSPVLKLYGTSVYELDFALDKFLSKAGVGSMKSIDEITAQGQRLQEQQAGTTVEQWKAMVSDNVKQTVEHAYGVTVDSVELRVAQDAEGRPTAIEYLAVIVMPKREQGTGEAKPVEEVEPVIIGGGNSTEWQKPPPKVDNETTSAILQQLATEFQLPKSNVSVIWQEAQGR, from the coding sequence ATGATGGAGTTTCTCAGCGAATGGATGCGGGGCCTGATCCTCGTCATCTTCCTGGCGGTCGTGCTCGACATGATCCTGCCGAACAATGCCATGCAGCGCTATGTGAAGCTGGTGATGGGGCTTTTGATCATCCTGCTGATGCTAAGCCCCGTGCTCAAACTGTACGGCACCTCGGTCTACGAGCTCGATTTTGCCCTCGACAAGTTCCTTTCCAAAGCAGGCGTCGGCAGCATGAAAAGCATCGACGAGATCACCGCCCAAGGCCAGCGGTTGCAGGAGCAGCAGGCCGGCACCACCGTCGAGCAGTGGAAAGCGATGGTGTCCGACAATGTGAAGCAGACGGTCGAACACGCCTACGGGGTGACGGTCGACTCGGTGGAACTGCGGGTCGCACAAGACGCGGAGGGCCGGCCGACCGCCATCGAATACCTCGCCGTGATCGTCATGCCGAAGCGGGAACAGGGAACAGGCGAGGCCAAGCCGGTCGAAGAGGTCGAACCGGTGATCATCGGCGGCGGCAATTCTACCGAATGGCAGAAGCCGCCGCCGAAAGTGGACAACGAGACGACGAGCGCGATCTTGCAGCAACTGGCCACCGAGTTTCAGCTGCCGAAGTCGAACGTCAGCGTGATCTGGCAGGAAGCGCAGGGGAGGTGA
- the spoIIIAG gene encoding stage III sporulation protein AG: MEKDSVQTKMQNLMKNKKMLILLGGLGVLLLLNPLAWFQSAPNTAKLQTGQGTEAGQVVNNSNPGDMGRYEQVIESELTEILNMVTGVTDASVMVTIDSSEEVIYAENLQENRQTTNENDTKGGTRGITQYDKNGQLVMTRESGVEQPVVVKTIKPRVRGVVVVAKGAEEIKTVALIKEAVQRALEVPPHKISVLPKK, encoded by the coding sequence ATGGAAAAAGACAGCGTGCAGACGAAAATGCAAAACCTGATGAAAAACAAAAAGATGCTGATCCTCTTAGGCGGACTGGGCGTCCTCCTGCTGCTCAACCCCTTGGCCTGGTTCCAAAGCGCGCCGAACACCGCCAAGCTGCAGACCGGGCAGGGGACGGAAGCGGGCCAGGTCGTCAACAACTCCAACCCCGGTGACATGGGGAGGTATGAACAGGTGATCGAATCGGAGCTGACCGAGATCCTGAACATGGTGACCGGTGTCACCGATGCTTCGGTGATGGTGACGATCGACTCCAGCGAAGAGGTGATCTACGCGGAGAATCTGCAGGAGAACCGCCAGACCACCAATGAAAACGACACCAAAGGCGGCACCCGCGGCATCACCCAATACGACAAGAACGGCCAGCTGGTGATGACCCGCGAAAGCGGCGTCGAACAGCCGGTGGTGGTGAAGACGATCAAACCCCGCGTGCGCGGCGTGGTCGTCGTCGCCAAAGGCGCCGAAGAGATCAAGACCGTAGCGTTGATCAAGGAAGCCGTCCAGCGCGCGCTGGAGGTGCCTCCACATAAAATCTCAGTTTTGCCGAAGAAATAA
- a CDS encoding SpoIIIAH-like family protein yields MAKRQTIWLSTMMVLSLMLIGFYTVNNNVEPVNTDPAKTASQQDKGGEEQPVVAEGSDFFIKMHLDAQEKFSARVEELNNLIASGKDATEVEKAKKELETMNNLDQKIESTIDLITGEGYPDAFIEAKDNNKFHVTVQAQELDKLKAVKIIGIVSKEMGVSSSKVSVEKHN; encoded by the coding sequence ATGGCTAAGCGTCAAACGATCTGGTTGTCCACGATGATGGTGCTGTCCCTCATGCTGATCGGTTTCTACACGGTCAACAACAACGTCGAGCCGGTCAACACCGACCCGGCGAAAACGGCAAGCCAGCAGGACAAAGGCGGCGAAGAGCAGCCGGTGGTAGCGGAAGGCAGCGACTTCTTCATCAAAATGCACCTCGATGCCCAAGAGAAATTCTCCGCCCGCGTCGAAGAGCTGAACAACCTGATCGCATCCGGCAAAGATGCGACCGAAGTGGAAAAAGCGAAAAAAGAGCTGGAGACGATGAACAACCTCGACCAGAAGATCGAAAGCACGATCGACCTGATCACCGGGGAAGGCTACCCGGATGCGTTCATCGAAGCGAAAGACAACAACAAATTCCACGTCACGGTGCAGGCGCAGGAACTCGACAAACTGAAAGCGGTTAAGATCATCGGCATCGTTTCGAAGGAGATGGGCGTCTCCTCTTCTAAAGTCAGCGTAGAAAAGCACAATTAA
- the accB gene encoding acetyl-CoA carboxylase biotin carboxyl carrier protein, with translation MFKLNEIRELVRLLDETSIAEFNYEIEGAKLSIKKTAEGVQVLAPVVQAAPAAPAPVAAPVAAAPAPAAAPAAPAEVPAPAAAPKADDPSLHKVVSPMVGTFYSSPAPDAAPYVKAGARVEEKTIVCIVEAMKLMNEIEADVRGEIVEVLVENGQLVEYGQPLFLVKVD, from the coding sequence ATGTTCAAACTCAATGAAATTCGCGAATTGGTGCGTCTGCTCGATGAGACGAGCATCGCCGAATTCAACTACGAAATAGAAGGCGCCAAGCTGTCGATCAAGAAGACGGCAGAAGGCGTGCAAGTGCTGGCTCCGGTCGTACAAGCCGCTCCGGCAGCACCGGCTCCGGTAGCAGCGCCTGTGGCAGCCGCTCCGGCTCCGGCAGCAGCACCGGCCGCTCCGGCTGAAGTTCCGGCGCCGGCAGCAGCGCCGAAAGCGGATGACCCGTCCTTACATAAAGTGGTCTCGCCGATGGTCGGCACCTTCTACAGCTCGCCGGCTCCGGACGCTGCTCCGTACGTGAAGGCAGGCGCGCGCGTCGAAGAGAAGACGATCGTCTGCATCGTGGAAGCGATGAAGCTGATGAACGAGATCGAAGCGGACGTGCGCGGCGAGATCGTCGAAGTGCTGGTAGAAAACGGTCAGCTGGTTGAATACGGTCAACCGCTCTTCCTGGTAAAGGTTGACTAG
- the accC gene encoding acetyl-CoA carboxylase biotin carboxylase subunit gives MFHKVLIANRGEIAVRVIRACKELGIPTVAIYSEADREALHVKMADEAYCVGPTLSRDSYLNIKNILSLATSIGVDAIHPGYGFLAENSDFAEFCKACGITFIGPSVEAIEKMGDKAVAKDTMKKAGVPIVPGTDGLVEDLDEALKIADEIGYPIIIKATAGGGGKGIRIANSKDELARLIQMAQTEAQTAFGNAGVYLEKFITSMRHVEIQVMGDSHGNAIHFGERDCSIQRRMQKLIEEAPSPALTPEKRAEMGAAAVAAAKAVSYCGAGTIEFIYDEGGNFYFMEMNTRIQVEHPVTEMITGIDLIKEQIRVAAGLPLTLTQEEVVFDGWAIECRINAEDPDKNFMPNPGKIVSYLPPGGFGVRVDSAAFPGYTVTPFYDSMIAKLIVWAPTREEAILRMERALSEFTIDGIKTTIPFHQKVLRHEKFIEGDVTTKFLEMYPLS, from the coding sequence ATGTTTCATAAAGTGCTGATTGCTAACCGTGGTGAGATTGCGGTGCGCGTCATTCGCGCCTGCAAAGAGCTGGGCATTCCGACCGTCGCGATCTACTCGGAGGCGGACCGTGAAGCCCTGCATGTGAAAATGGCGGATGAAGCATACTGTGTGGGACCGACCTTATCCAGAGATTCCTACCTGAACATCAAGAATATCTTGTCGCTTGCCACTTCGATCGGCGTTGACGCGATCCATCCGGGATACGGCTTCCTGGCTGAGAACTCCGACTTTGCCGAATTCTGCAAAGCATGTGGCATCACGTTCATCGGACCGAGCGTGGAAGCGATCGAGAAGATGGGCGACAAAGCGGTCGCCAAAGATACGATGAAAAAGGCGGGCGTGCCGATCGTTCCGGGCACTGACGGCCTCGTGGAAGACCTTGACGAAGCCTTGAAGATCGCCGACGAGATCGGCTACCCGATCATCATCAAAGCAACGGCAGGCGGCGGCGGGAAAGGCATCCGCATCGCCAACTCCAAGGACGAGCTGGCCCGCCTGATCCAGATGGCGCAGACGGAAGCGCAGACAGCGTTTGGCAACGCCGGCGTCTATCTGGAGAAGTTCATCACCTCGATGCGCCATGTCGAGATCCAGGTGATGGGCGACTCGCACGGCAACGCGATCCACTTCGGCGAGCGCGACTGCTCCATCCAGCGCCGCATGCAGAAGCTGATCGAAGAAGCGCCGTCTCCGGCGCTGACGCCGGAGAAGCGCGCTGAGATGGGCGCGGCTGCGGTAGCGGCGGCGAAGGCAGTTTCCTACTGCGGTGCCGGCACGATCGAGTTCATCTACGATGAAGGCGGCAACTTCTACTTCATGGAGATGAACACCCGCATTCAGGTCGAGCATCCGGTGACCGAGATGATCACCGGCATCGACCTGATCAAAGAACAGATCCGTGTCGCAGCAGGTCTCCCGCTCACCCTGACTCAGGAAGAAGTGGTCTTTGACGGCTGGGCGATCGAATGCCGCATCAATGCGGAAGACCCGGACAAGAACTTCATGCCGAATCCGGGCAAGATCGTCTCGTATCTGCCGCCGGGCGGCTTTGGCGTTCGCGTCGATTCGGCTGCGTTCCCAGGCTACACGGTCACTCCGTTCTACGATTCGATGATCGCCAAGCTGATCGTTTGGGCGCCGACCCGCGAAGAAGCGATCCTGCGCATGGAGCGCGCTTTGAGCGAGTTCACCATCGACGGCATCAAAACGACGATTCCTTTCCACCAAAAGGTGCTCCGTCACGAGAAGTTCATCGAAGGTGACGTCACCACCAAGTTTCTGGAAATGTATCCTTTGTCATAA
- a CDS encoding Asp23/Gls24 family envelope stress response protein, which translates to MNMEYDTTDMGNIRIANEVIEIIAGLAATEVRGVAGMSGGVAGGIAELLGRKNLAKGVKVEVGQKQCAVDVSIVAEYGVRIPEVAGEIQDNIKRAIESMTGLQVVEVNVHVLGVTFKGKDEENGSKDEERAPQQPPSRVL; encoded by the coding sequence ATGAATATGGAGTATGATACGACCGATATGGGCAACATTCGCATTGCGAACGAAGTGATCGAGATCATCGCCGGCCTCGCCGCGACCGAAGTCCGCGGCGTTGCGGGGATGTCGGGCGGCGTAGCGGGCGGCATCGCCGAACTGCTCGGCCGCAAGAACCTCGCCAAAGGCGTCAAGGTAGAAGTTGGTCAAAAGCAATGCGCGGTGGATGTGTCGATCGTCGCAGAGTACGGTGTGCGGATCCCGGAAGTTGCAGGCGAGATCCAAGATAACATCAAGCGTGCGATCGAGAGCATGACCGGACTGCAAGTCGTCGAAGTCAATGTTCACGTGCTTGGTGTCACCTTCAAGGGCAAGGACGAGGAAAACGGCAGCAAGGATGAGGAACGAGCGCCGCAACAACCGCCGAGCCGCGTGCTGTAA
- the amaP gene encoding alkaline shock response membrane anchor protein AmaP: MKLFPRIILWLYALGVAAACVVILLQYAGTEVLGRNFEIYDDGAAAAVIFLLLSIFFLLYRSKRGEHEPQTITHKLDNGDLKISYDTLEQLSLKAASRIRGISDLKARVHINEGGTMRIAMKFAIEAGLDIPKTTAELQDAVKHFVEQTTGIPVEQVTVYVLELSQPQQAVVKKRVE; the protein is encoded by the coding sequence TTGAAACTGTTTCCACGCATCATCCTGTGGCTGTACGCACTCGGGGTCGCGGCAGCTTGTGTCGTCATCCTGCTGCAATATGCAGGCACTGAAGTGCTTGGCCGCAATTTTGAAATCTACGATGACGGCGCAGCGGCAGCGGTGATCTTCCTGTTGCTCTCGATCTTCTTTTTGCTCTACCGCTCCAAGCGCGGCGAGCACGAACCGCAGACGATCACGCACAAGCTGGACAACGGGGATCTCAAGATCTCCTATGACACCTTGGAGCAACTGTCGCTGAAAGCAGCATCCCGCATCCGCGGCATATCCGATCTGAAAGCGCGCGTGCACATTAATGAAGGCGGCACGATGCGCATCGCCATGAAATTTGCCATCGAAGCAGGTCTGGACATTCCGAAGACGACAGCCGAACTGCAAGACGCGGTCAAACACTTTGTGGAACAGACGACCGGGATTCCGGTTGAACAAGTGACGGTCTACGTGCTGGAACTGTCCCAGCCGCAGCAAGCTGTCGTCAAGAAGCGGGTGGAATAG
- a CDS encoding DUF2273 domain-containing protein, translating to MDKWLKLLETLSGNKRLLGTVIGVLLGLFFLIFGLLKTIIFGFFVIGGFYVGKMIEEREDWRDVIDKIVPDKYRD from the coding sequence ATGGACAAGTGGCTGAAGCTGTTAGAAACGCTCTCCGGCAACAAGAGGCTGCTCGGGACTGTCATCGGTGTGCTGCTCGGACTGTTTTTCCTGATCTTCGGACTGCTGAAGACGATCATCTTTGGCTTTTTCGTAATCGGCGGCTTTTACGTCGGCAAGATGATCGAAGAACGTGAAGACTGGCGCGATGTGATCGACAAGATCGTACCGGATAAGTACCGGGACTAA
- the nusB gene encoding transcription antitermination factor NusB yields the protein MSRRTSREFALQGLFQIDVAKADVREAIEHVLEQEGAEIDPVFVRDLVNGTTKHVDKIDAVLSKHTIGWDLKRMANVDRNVLRMAVYEMLFHEETPTSVVLDEAIDMAKAFSTPDSGKFVNGVLAKIVPEMDGLRGEFAAAQE from the coding sequence ATGAGCCGTAGAACTTCTCGTGAATTTGCATTGCAAGGATTGTTCCAAATTGATGTCGCCAAGGCGGATGTGCGCGAGGCGATTGAGCACGTGCTTGAACAGGAAGGCGCGGAGATCGACCCGGTGTTTGTGCGCGACCTGGTGAACGGGACGACCAAGCATGTTGATAAAATTGATGCGGTGCTGAGCAAGCACACCATCGGCTGGGACCTGAAGCGGATGGCGAACGTCGACCGCAACGTGCTGCGCATGGCGGTCTATGAGATGCTGTTCCATGAAGAGACGCCGACATCGGTCGTGCTCGACGAAGCGATCGACATGGCGAAAGCGTTCTCGACGCCCGACTCGGGCAAATTCGTCAACGGCGTGCTGGCGAAGATCGTGCCGGAGATGGACGGGCTGCGCGGCGAGTTTGCAGCAGCGCAGGAGTAA
- a CDS encoding O-sialoglycoprotein endopeptidase has protein sequence MYVLGIDTSNYTTSVCLIDEAGQIVQEQRQLLAVEQGERGLQQSAALFQHVQNLPVLIERLGDLTGKLRAVIASTRPRRLEGSYMPVFTTGSGMGRALAATHGVPFLETTHQEGHIAAGEGSAGVVPADHFLAVHLSGGTTDLLEVRRLADGYNIAELGTSTDLHAGQFVDRVGVALGLPFPAGPHLETLARQASDDEVTLPSPVDGYNLSLAGPETAAMRLIEAGTNPADVARAVERCIAKGLEKVLRKAVQEKGVKSLLIVGGVAANLYIRERLVYRLEHRAVGAKLYFALPKYSTDNAFGVARLGLQLLP, from the coding sequence ATGTATGTGCTCGGTATCGACACCAGCAACTATACCACCTCGGTCTGCCTGATCGACGAAGCCGGGCAGATCGTTCAAGAGCAGCGTCAGTTGCTCGCGGTGGAGCAAGGGGAAAGAGGGCTGCAGCAATCGGCGGCCCTCTTCCAGCATGTCCAGAACCTGCCTGTGCTGATCGAACGCCTCGGTGATCTGACCGGCAAGCTGCGCGCGGTGATCGCTTCCACCCGTCCGCGCCGCCTTGAAGGCTCCTACATGCCCGTATTCACGACCGGCAGCGGCATGGGGCGGGCGCTGGCGGCGACGCACGGAGTGCCGTTTTTGGAAACGACGCACCAGGAAGGCCACATCGCGGCGGGTGAAGGCAGCGCCGGCGTGGTGCCGGCCGACCATTTTCTCGCCGTGCATCTGTCCGGCGGCACGACCGACCTGCTGGAAGTGCGGCGGCTCGCCGACGGCTATAACATCGCCGAGCTCGGCACTTCGACCGACCTGCACGCCGGCCAGTTTGTCGACCGCGTCGGCGTCGCGCTCGGGCTCCCCTTCCCGGCCGGCCCGCATCTGGAAACGTTGGCCCGGCAAGCTTCCGACGACGAGGTGACCTTGCCGTCTCCTGTCGATGGCTACAACCTGTCGCTGGCCGGTCCGGAGACGGCGGCGATGCGTCTGATCGAGGCGGGCACGAACCCGGCCGATGTGGCGCGGGCGGTGGAGCGCTGCATCGCCAAAGGTTTGGAGAAAGTGCTGCGCAAAGCGGTGCAGGAAAAAGGCGTCAAGTCGCTGCTGATCGTCGGCGGTGTGGCAGCCAACCTGTACATCCGCGAGCGGCTCGTCTACCGGCTGGAGCACCGCGCGGTCGGCGCCAAGCTTTACTTTGCCCTGCCGAAATATTCGACCGACAACGCGTTTGGTGTGGCCAGGCTCGGCTTACAACTTCTTCCGTAA
- a CDS encoding NAD(P)/FAD-dependent oxidoreductase — protein sequence MADVQDLKHDAELFDITIVGGGPCGLFTAFYAGIRDAKTKIIDSLPQLGGQLAELYPEKYIYDVAGFPKVLARDLVNNLKEQAFQYNPTVCLNERVIGLKKLEDGTFELTTNTTVHRSKTVIITAGIGAFTPRSLPAENTKDFEGKGIHYFIDNLQSHQGKQALVVGGGDSAVDYALMLEEVCDKVTLIHRRDQFRAHEESVKKLYDSKVEVKVFNELKAVHGDGALEKAVLVNNKDKSTEEIDVNLIIGALGFSASLGPILEWGLEVEDNMIVVNTKMETNIPGIYAAGDIVTYPGKVKLIATGFGEAPTAVNNAKQFFDPNAKLHPGHSSNRKE from the coding sequence ATGGCAGACGTACAAGATCTGAAACATGATGCAGAGTTGTTCGATATTACGATCGTAGGCGGCGGCCCGTGCGGCTTGTTCACCGCGTTCTATGCCGGGATTCGCGATGCGAAGACCAAGATCATCGATTCGCTTCCGCAGCTCGGCGGCCAATTGGCGGAGCTGTATCCGGAGAAATATATCTACGATGTGGCGGGCTTCCCGAAAGTATTGGCGCGCGACCTCGTCAACAACTTGAAGGAGCAGGCGTTCCAATACAACCCGACCGTCTGCCTGAACGAGCGCGTCATCGGCCTCAAGAAGCTGGAAGACGGCACGTTCGAACTTACCACTAACACCACCGTGCACCGCTCGAAGACGGTGATCATCACCGCAGGTATCGGCGCTTTCACCCCGCGCTCCCTGCCGGCTGAGAACACCAAGGATTTCGAAGGCAAAGGCATCCATTACTTCATCGACAACCTGCAAAGCCACCAGGGCAAGCAGGCGCTGGTGGTTGGCGGCGGCGACTCGGCGGTCGACTATGCGTTGATGCTCGAAGAAGTCTGCGACAAAGTGACCTTGATCCATCGCCGCGACCAGTTCCGCGCGCATGAAGAGTCGGTCAAAAAGCTGTACGATTCGAAAGTGGAAGTCAAAGTCTTCAACGAGCTGAAGGCGGTACACGGCGACGGCGCGCTGGAGAAGGCGGTGCTCGTCAACAACAAGGACAAGTCCACCGAAGAGATCGACGTCAACCTGATCATCGGCGCACTTGGCTTCTCCGCGTCGCTCGGCCCGATCCTCGAATGGGGGCTGGAAGTGGAAGACAACATGATCGTCGTCAACACCAAGATGGAGACGAACATTCCGGGCATCTACGCGGCCGGCGACATCGTCACCTACCCGGGCAAGGTCAAGCTGATCGCGACCGGCTTTGGCGAAGCGCCGACTGCGGTCAACAACGCCAAGCAGTTCTTCGACCCGAATGCAAAGCTGCACCCGGGCCACTCCTCGAACCGCAAAGAATAG